In the Zingiber officinale cultivar Zhangliang chromosome 5A, Zo_v1.1, whole genome shotgun sequence genome, TAAGTTGATCGGTTATGTATTGGATGGTGCTGGAGATTTGTTCTTAAAGTAATATGAAGCTAGGTTCCTTAGTTCCCATTGGTTCTTTAATCGACCGACCATATACGAAGATACTTGTCTTAAAGGAATGGGGAACTGAGTCGTTAGAGATTCAATCAGTACTTTAAGTCGATCGTCCATATGATAGAAAACTCGTCTTTGAAGTGAGAACCTTAGATTTGAAAATCTAGCCAAGTTTATAAGGGGAATTACTTTTCTATATGCGTAAGAGACGGACATGCTGAACTGTATAAATCTGACTAGAGTTATTATCGACTGACTATATAAAGGACTCATAGGGTCTGATACGGTGCATAATAGTGGGGTCGGACAGCGgacgtggtcagaagtcaagcccacggggcggtcagaagtcaagcccacggggcggtcagaagtcaagcccacgaggcagtcaaaagtcaagctcacgtgacagtcagaagtcaagcctacgtggtggtcaaaagtccgacttacgtggaggtcaaaagtccgaCCTACGTGGGGTTCAAAGGGCCAGGTTACAGGATGGTCTTGGTCGGGCACAAGTGGCATTCCGGAGTTAGGCCTACATGTCAAGTAGGAACTCGGAAGGTAGGACCTACAGATCAGGACTTAAAGACTTGCGGCACAGGATAtacggaccaaagcgtacaggtcaggatatgcaaaccaaggattacaggtcaggacttatagacttgcgacataggatacacggaccaaagcgtacaggtcgggatatgcaaaacaagaattacaggtcaggacttatagacttgcggcacaggatacacggaccaaagcgtacaggtcaggatatgcaaACCAAAGATTACAGGTTAGGACTTATAGACTTGCAACACAGGATACACggatcaaagcgtacaggtcgggatatgcaaaccaaggattacaggtcaagATTTATAGACTTACGACACATGATACACGGACTAAGCCGTACATGTCGGGATATGCAAACgaaggattacaggtcaggacttatagacttgcggcacaggatacacggaccaaagcgtacaggtcgggatatgcaaaccaaggattacaggtcaggacttatagacttgcgtCACAGGATACACGGACTAAGGCGTACAGGTTGGGCTTGGATTACAGGTTAGGATTTATAGACTTGCGTCACAGGATACACGGACTAAGGCGTACAGGttgggatatgcaaaccaaggattacaggtcaggacttatagacttgAGGCACAGGATACACAGACCAAAGCGGACAgatcgggatatgcaaaccaaggattacaggtcaggacttatataCTTGTGGCACAAGATACACGGACTAAGGCGTACAGGTTGGGATatacaaaccaaggattacaggtcaggacttttAGGCTTGCGGAACAAGATACAAGGATCAAGGCGTAcaagtcgggatatgcaaaccaaggattacaggtcaggacttatagattTGTGGAATAGGATATGCGGACCAAAGATATACAGGTCGAGATATATAGATGAAGGCTTACAGATCAGGGTAAGATACGGAACAGGATCGGGTGTACGGGAACGATAGGCGAAGGCATCGATTGGCAGGGCGATAGGCACAGGTCTGGATCTACCGAGATAGACCGAATGACAAATGCAAGGCGGGACGTACAGATCTGGATTTGCGGGACAACAAACAGGCTAGGGAATGCGCCAAGAAATGTAGGTCTGGCCATACAGGTCAGTATTTGCAGGTACGAGGACCCAGTCGAAGGTTAGCAGGCCGGGGTAAGCCTACACTATACGACAATCAAGccagggaattgtaacaacctgtcagagaataatcactgcATGTCAGGAAATATGCTAACGGTGTAGGGCTCATTGCCCACCGATGTCTTCTTAAACCTATAGGAAGATGtcatgtgtcattcaccgccagacaaatcctgacacccgacattccctgacattcgtcagactccagaagtacTCACTGgcgtataaaaagggaggttttGTCTCTATGCAGGTACGCTTACTCATCTTTTTGCactcgtcttttacttttcgtcctttcactgtgcttctggggaaaaaagtacctaacttgagcgtcggagggtctgacccggagacttttttcctggttcttggtctctaacataGAGGCGGCttatctgagtgtgcgcagagcccttGCGTCGTCGTCCCCGTCATCACCCCCCGTCACCCGCTCGTGAGAACCCTTCTGGTAGGTGTCAGATCAACCAGACGCTTCCACGACTTTCCGTCAGCACCAAGGACAGCGCAACTAGCCTCTGTCAGACTCAACTTCTAGATAGGATCAAGGTCGACCAATTATATGTTGAAAAAGCTCGTACTGAGTAAAAAATTGGGACATCTTATTCTGGTCGGACTTATCATCGGCTGAATCTATGGTAAATTAGATGTCCTTTGAACTCGGTTAGACATAGAATGATATTTGTCTGTATACAGAATCTGATGGTTCTCTAATTCGACGACAAAGATGAAAGTGAAGGCTCGTAAAATCCCTCATCCACTTAGATTTAGCAAGCGGCGACTGCCTAGCTGGCAGTATCTTATTCTCGTTCACAGGAACGCACAAAAGCTACAGCGATAATTAGGAGAACTGGATTCTCTCAGGATCGATTATTGAGCCACTTGCTTGATACAAGCCAAGTCTCTATCCCTTTTTGCTGATATTTCATCAACTTATTCGGAGCATTTAATCGTTCATAAGTACTGTTACAGCACTGAGAAAATATTTACAGCAATCTCATTACATTCTATTTGTTCATCATATTAATCGATAATAAGCTGGTTTAACTAGCAGAGTAAGAACAAGACGTGTAGCTAAATTGAAGCTTATATCGGTGGCAATGGAGTTACTTCTCGCCGGACTTGGGCTTCTCGACGCCGTTGACGTCGTTGTCTGCAATGAACCTGCCCCAGAACCAGTGCTTCCTCCACACGAGCACCATCTCCTCGATGGGCACGTTCTTGGTCtccggcaagaagaagaagacgaagaggcTCATGATGAAGACCCAGCCGCCGAAGAAGTAGAAGAGGCCGAACTTCATGTGGCAGAGCATGGTGAGGAAGGCCTGCGCGATGACGAAGGTGAACAGCATGTTCACCGACACGTTGATGCTCTGCCCCGCCGACCGGATCTCCAACGGAAAGATCTCGCTCGGCACCAGCCACCCCAGCGGCCCCCACGACCACGCGAACCCCGCCACGTACGCGCAGATGAACAGCACCACGATCGCCGCGTACCCCTTCGGAAAATGGCCTTCGCCGCTCGTCCCGAATTTGATCTCGATCAATGTCCCGACTACGATCTGAGTAGTGTTTTAATTAATTAGATGAGGAAACGTGCGTCGAGATTTCCCAATTATGGAATGTGGATCTTAATTTAGTTGCAGTACCTGACACACGATCATTTGAGCGCCGCCCTCGAGGAAGAGTTTGCGGCGGCCGAGGCGGTCGACGGTGAAGATGGAGACTAAGGTGGCGAAGACGTTGACGAGGCCGGTGATCACGGCGGACATGAGCGAGGCGTTGCTGCCGAATCCAAGGGTGCGGAACAGGACGGGGGCGTAGAACATGATGACGTTTATGCCGGTGAGCTGCTGGAAGAAGGGGATGAGCAGGGCCATGATGATCTGGGGGCGGTACCGGCGCTGGAGGATGTTGGCCCACGGATTCTCCACCAACTTGGATTCCTCGCTGGCGGCCACCAGGTCGGCGTACTCCGCGCCGACGTCGTGGGTGCCGCGGATGCGGCGGAGCATGCGCTGGGCGCGATCAGGGAACCCGCGCTCCAGGAGGGAGTTGGGGGTGTCGGGGAGGAACAGTGAGCCGACGGTAATGATGCCCGCCGGAACGGCGGCGAGCGCGAGGCTGACGCGCCACCCCCACCCGCCCTTTATCTTGTTGGTTCCGTAGTTGATCAGGTTTGCGGCGAGGATGCCGATCGTGATCATGAGCTGGAAGCCGATGTTGAGCATGCCGCGGAGCCGCGCCGGCGCCATCTCCGACAAATACACCGGCACCGACTGCGTTACTAACGCTACTTAATTTTCTCATTACAGTAACAAATTACCGGAAAAAAAAACTTACGAAAAtggaaagaaaataatgaaacaGATTGAGACATTCCTTTTGTCTCTTGTATTAAATCGAAGAGCCTTCACGAAGAAGGCTCCGATTACAGACAAATTGAGATTAAATTAACTCTAGATTCAGTCACTAACAGTCATCAGATTCTAAATGAAAATCCCTTTCACTTCGttacctttttattattattatatatgttGTTAGACTTCATTGGCCATTGCGTAGGATGACTTCCATCGATAAGACCACAAAAAGGACAAGGTCATTCATAAATTTATCTTTCTTCAATCTAATATTCGACTTTAAGAACAAGGAAACGAATCTTGTAAAAATATGCAATTGTGATGGATGATGTATTCCATACAAAACATGCAGTGGCCTACCCAACAGCGACTTCTTTAACGAAATTGAAATACAGTTACATTGAAAAAAAATGCAAAATTTGAAACAGAGATGAAAATATTACATTGACTTTAGGAACAATAGAAATCTATTAGTTAAACCCAAAACTAAGGAAAACaatattcttttatatatatatatatatatatatatatattatttttcgaGAACCACCACCCTCGTTTTCATTTGAATTTTTCAATAGCAAGTATAGTCAACTAAGTGAAGGATACGATATCATGTGACAGCTACCAaatcctttatttttttaaataaatttctgtTTCATATGCTCTGTTCTTTGCTGAATATTATAGTTATAATGGTTGTATAGATACAGCTCAACCAATTACAGTAGCAGGAGTTGACTAAAAGTCACCGGTAATCTAGTGGCTCAATTTGTTCTTTAAATTTTTCAAGggaaaaaaatcaacaaaatgatttggatttttttttcttcttcttctacagcAGAGAATTCGGTACCTGGTTGGCGAAGCCGACGCCGATGCCGAGGAGGATGCGGCCGATGATGAGCATGGCGACGTCCTTGGCGGCGCCGTTGAGGGCGGCGCCGACGAGGAAGGTGACGCCGCCTCCGAACATGGACCACTTGCGGCCGAAGGCCCTGGTCACGCCGGAGGCGAAGAAGGAGGCGACTAGGGCCGCGAGGTAGAGCGACGACGTGAAGGTCTGAAGCAGCTGGCTGTCGAACTGGCAGTACTGGTTCGTGCTCCGGTTTGCCTGCTGCTTCCGGTGAACTTCCGGGAAGAACTTCTCCAGGAACGAGTCCATCGACGTCACCCCGCCTTAATTAACCAATTCTTAACTATTTATTTAatgattaattaataatatatctaTGACGATCTAAGGTTAGTACGTACCTGAGATGCCGATGTCATAGCCGAAGATGAGGCCGCCGGTGGCGGCGACGACGCAGGTGACGAGGACGTAGAGGGTGAGTTTGCCGGGGTATTCCTTGCCTGAACCGGAGTTGACGAGAGCGCCGCCGGCCATGTCTCAGTTATCGAGAGAAGATAAAGAAGGAAAGAGTTGGAGAAGAAGAAAGTGGCGGACGGGGATTTTATAGAATGCGATGCAAtggaggataaataaataaataaataaataataatttgaatttaGAGGACAATTAATAAATCATGTTaggtttttaattattattattatattttatttgttaattatttttattatgaaCAGACTGTCCGTCAGATTCGGGATGCGAGATCTGAGGCCGCGATGTGCGCCAGCAACTTGCCGTCCTGGCGTTGTTAGCCAATGAAGCAATGAGGACTTCTTATAACAATGAAATTGTTGGTTTGTGTCGTGTTTTCACATGATTGACAGCCGCTTTACAATATCGCACGGCGATCTTAGGAAGAGATATGAATTTTTATTGAAATTATAATTAGATGAACAACTGGGTCGTCAATTAAATAATCTTTCAGAGTACGGAGAAAGTGAAGCCGAGTCAACCCCGGCTTGCAAAAATGCTCCCGAAGTCGAACGGACGCGGAAgcccttttttttttcattaggtCAAAACTAAAAAAGacgttttttaaattaaacttgtaaAAAAAATACACTTCTCCTTCCTTTTATCATcattttaactattttttttctcataGCTACTATGTTATTATAACTATTACAAGATCATCAATATTACCTAATTATAATGATATGAGATGTTAAGAATATATGAGAGATGAAGTTGTAGTTAAAGTTAAGATGGAGTGAcgattaaaattaaagaaaagtgaCAATTAGTTAGTGTGTCATTCTCAATAAGATTTTGCTTCTCGCTTAGCACTAAGGTCTTCGATACAGGAACGATCGGTCTAAAAGTCGGTCAAATCTAAGGGACTAGTGCTCTATTTATGTACTAAGATACCTATTATATGTCTAATTAGTCAATAGCTGATTGGGTTCAAGGGATAGCAGGTATACCACAAGGCCGGTCAATCATACAACAAGCCGAATCCAAGGAACCCAACTTCTCACTTTCAGTACAAGTTTCTTAGAGCACAACTTTTAACATACGATCGATCGGCCCTAAAGTTGGTCGGACTACAAGGACTTGTAGCTCCATTCATTACCAAGGTATATAGGAAAAATCCGACCGATCTTAATGCGTCGATCGAGTATATGAGATACAGATCCCCATTATTCAGAGACAACTATCTCAGCATACAACCGGTCGGGAATATCCCTGGCCGAGCCTATGGGACTTGGCTCATTATTGCTTCAATAAATGATCCCTAACATCACATAATGTACAGCCAAGCGGTCCAGAGCCCGAGCGATCTTATGTGACTCAACACCTCACCTATGTACTAATTGCCAGTATGATATAGAGCCGATCGATTAAAGGTTCGACCGAGATATGTGCAGGGTACAATACTATTAGAGAATCACAATAACCTGTCAGAATATAACAACCATTTTATCACAGAATATTCCTCTATTACAACATATACATTCAATGGGACATTTTTCGAATGTGATTATACACTTTCCATTAGTCGACATATTATGACAACAAATTCCTTCAACCGCCACTTTAATGGCGTAGTTATAAAAGCAGTGTCCATGCGGGTAACGAAAGATTCCTCGGACGGAGACAGTGCATCTCCCAGGCCGTACATCTTCCTCTGCTCGACAACTTCTAACACCCAATATTTGTTGCCACCTCATAATTGCAGAAGTTATGAGatgtggtatataaagggggtttCTCCGTTGATAAGGTACACGCTTTTATAACAATCTCACTTACACACACGCATTTTACTACATTCTTCTCCATTGTCCCGCTCAATCAAtatactaacttgagcgtcggagggcctgcgcTAGGGAACTCTTCCCTTATTCTTGCTCTAACGTTCCCTTTGCTTTCTCTTTGGTGTGCGCAGAGAGAAACGAGTCTCTCCTCGGTGCAGAAGTCTTCTCCCATTCAATATCAAAGCCACCTGTCCAGTGCACCATCTCCATCAGTTTCAGACATGATCATATAATATCTACAATCCCGCTACTATAAGTATACTATACAGTTGTAACCGTTAAAATTTATATAActactaaaataatattaattagtaTTGATGAGAGATAAATTATCCTGCTATAATAATTATAATCCGTAACTACTATAACATGATATTTGTTAGATTATAtagttttattagaattatttatttatgaCCTTTAGGACAATTTAATCTTTTATCATTTCAATTTAGGGTTTAGGTTTTTCTTGTAACTAACTATATAAGGTTTTTTTGTACTCTTTATTTCTAAATCAATCATGCATAGAGAATTTATGCAATCCAAGAATACAATCAtaacaataaatcatcaaacttgacaatcaaatttaactaacttttataatttctaagataataaaaaaatacatagagaatttattataaaaactgataagacaaactaaaaataaacaaccaaacaaaaGCAAATAAcgcaaacaaagcaaagaaagTAAAGACATATATACAAacagaaagaaaaaagaaaaagtagGATGGAACAGACTCCCCTAAAATTCTGGCGATCGGAGTCGATTTAGCTTCAACAACCAATCTGGAAGTGGTAAGAGATGGTTCATTTGAAATATCCACTCCATAAGCTTGATTATTGCATAGAATGTTAGGGCTTTCATCAAGTGATAGAATGCATCCTTGTGTGAATGACTGCAAATGAAATGTCTGAAGAAATCCTATATACTAAAAAGAGGATG is a window encoding:
- the LOC121981962 gene encoding sugar transport protein MST3-like encodes the protein MAGGALVNSGSGKEYPGKLTLYVLVTCVVAATGGLIFGYDIGISGGVTSMDSFLEKFFPEVHRKQQANRSTNQYCQFDSQLLQTFTSSLYLAALVASFFASGVTRAFGRKWSMFGGGVTFLVGAALNGAAKDVAMLIIGRILLGIGVGFANQSVPVYLSEMAPARLRGMLNIGFQLMITIGILAANLINYGTNKIKGGWGWRVSLALAAVPAGIITVGSLFLPDTPNSLLERGFPDRAQRMLRRIRGTHDVGAEYADLVAASEESKLVENPWANILQRRYRPQIIMALLIPFFQQLTGINVIMFYAPVLFRTLGFGSNASLMSAVITGLVNVFATLVSIFTVDRLGRRKLFLEGGAQMIVCQIVVGTLIEIKFGTSGEGHFPKGYAAIVVLFICAYVAGFAWSWGPLGWLVPSEIFPLEIRSAGQSINVSVNMLFTFVIAQAFLTMLCHMKFGLFYFFGGWVFIMSLFVFFFLPETKNVPIEEMVLVWRKHWFWGRFIADNDVNGVEKPKSGEK